A part of Cervus elaphus chromosome 11, mCerEla1.1, whole genome shotgun sequence genomic DNA contains:
- the FAM166A gene encoding protein FAM166A yields MLREAELPILSSFSPLLENGWRMAPDGGEDDAAPLPRARPVLSAWPELPAQAPAAPDGGAAVTPLCRQVEALACSQQPRPTPACGALPRPLACSYAGFYPQLRYQVGNTYGRTTAQLLTDPSVQKSPCSVLAPIAKPKFIEDFSKPKPPFVPCRDLIEPYIPHYTGLKPYKNFEMLGRFPPQEVDAQGSLGGENVSRQEPLPAGFMPYPPYAPCPPGRKGGSRDLGHPGLRLALGEEAWKSTTPACEAPGQYQLYHCRRDWSPPLAHWQETLDVGRFHRLPQLDHPNLIQRKAISGYAGFVPRFAWVMGMNYRDGVTQAMDEFDKSQFLLRNPICALGERLPRTHWPSNTIYRSQGLIPFYMGFIPSMQDNYALTFGNSTRKAYGKELDRRSQTL; encoded by the exons ATGCTTCGGGAGGCAGAGCTCCCTATTCTCTCATCTTTCAGCCCCTTGTTGGAAAATGGCTGGCGGATGGCGCCGGATGGTGGGGAGGACGACGCAGCTCCCCTCCCACGGGCCAGGCCTGTTCTCAGTGCTTGGCCTGAGCTGCCCGCTCAAGCCCCAGCAGCCCCAGATGGCGGGGCTGCCGTGACCCCGCTCTGCAGGCAGGTGGAGGCTCTCGCCTGCAGCCAGCAGCCCAGACCCACACCTGCCTGTGGGGCCCTGCCTCGCCCTCTCGCCTGCAGCTATGCCGGCTTCTACCCGCAGCTGCGCTATCAGGTGGGCAACACCTACGGGCGCACCACGGCACAGCTGCTCACAGACCCCAGTGTGCAGAAGAGCCCCTGCTCCGTGCTGGCCCCCATCGCCAAGCCCAAATTCATCGAGGACTTCAGCAAGCCCAAGCCACCTTTTGTGCCCTGCCGTGACCTGATCGAGCCCTACATACCCCACTACACTG GTCTGAAGCCCTACAAGAACTTTGAGATGCTGGGCCGGTTCCCACCCCAGGAGGTGGATGCCCAGGGGTCCCTGGGGGGTGAGAATGTATCCAGGCAAGAACCACTGCCTGCAGGCTTCATGCCCTATCCCCCCTACGCCCCCTGCCCTCCGGGCAGGAAGGGGGGCTCCAGGGACCTTGGACACCCGGGGTTGCGGTTGGCACTCGGGGAAGAGGCCTGGAAGAGCACCACCCCTGCCTGCGAGGCCCCGGGGCAGTACCAG CTGTACCACTGCAGGAGGGACTGGTCCCCACCACTCGCCCACTGGCAGGAGACACTCGATGTGGGCAGGTTCCACAGGCTGCCCCAGCTGGACCACCCCAACCTGATCCAGCGCAAAGCCATCTCAG gttACGCAGGCTTTGTCCCTCGGTTTGCCTGGGTGATGGGGATGAATTATCGCGATGGGGTCACACAGGCTATGGACGAGTTCGACAAGAGCCAG TTTCTGCTCAGAAATCCCATCTGTGCCCTGGGTGAGAGGCTGCCCCGAACACACTGGCCCAGCAACACTATCTACAGAAGCCAGGGCCTGATACCTTTCTACATGGGCTTCATACCAT CCATGCAGGACAACTATGCACTGACCTTCGGCAACAGTACCCGCAAGGCCTATGGGAAGGAACTGGACAGGCGCAGCCAGACACTATGA
- the NELFB gene encoding negative elongation factor B has protein sequence MKPRPPGALLSLPLELTAPWPGLLPLSPSDPPSRPANPSELQTRRAHPLTIYRGAAGSSEFCGGWGGGLSLPGLVQGGVGPCGLCERPHLAVPASGGVQLPDSPRLPKDPVSSARVVQARLRPTDALGFTLAVTPVTAPVPPGAFPVSPKPSARPPPLFLLSKLNPFNRYHESYSHGAGIIPFRREAKGKGGEESKFQDERVLQLVGAEPCSRFRFPGARPRTAFYPARGSWPREAGRGRAGGQGGAWLGGAGPVGGASAAIPASSGHRLRALSLLGAGRGAPPGNPCATAAAFPGSPLAGGPGCAERKWAAAGRAERRCGRDLAELEGAGERSAGGPRGPGERTAAGPVASAAAPGERGGDGAPGRVGTGASALFAGLQDLGVANGEDLKETLTNCTEPLKAIEQFQTENGVLLPSLQSALPFLDLHGTPRLEFHQSVFDELRDKLLERVSAIASEGKAEERYKKLEDLLEKSFSLVKMPSLQPVVMCVMKHLPKVPEKKLKLVMADKELYRACAVEVKRQIWQDNQALFGDEVSPLLKQYIVEKESALFSTELSVLHNFFSPSPKTRRQGEVVQRLTRMVGRNVKLYDMVLQFLRTLFLRTRNVHYCTLRAELLMSLHDLDVGDICSVDPCHKFTWCLDACIRERFVDSKRARELQGFLDGVKKGQEQVLGDLSMILCDPFAINTLSLSTVRHLQELVGQEVLPRDSPDLLLLLRLLALGQGAWDMIDSQVFKEPKMEVELVTRFLPMLMSFVVDDHTFNVDQKLPAEEKAPVTYPNTLPESFTKFLQEQRMACEVGLYYVLHITKQRNKNALLRLLPGLVETFGDLAFGDIFLHLLTGSLALLADEFALEDFCSSLFDGFLLTASPRKESVQRHVLRLLLHLHHRVAPSKLEALQKALEPTGQSGEAVKELYSQLGEKLEQLDHRKPSPAQAPETPALELPLPAVPAPAVL, from the exons ATGAAACCCCGCCCCCCGGGGGCCTTGCTGAGCCTCCCTCTGGAACTCACTGCCCCCTGGCCTGGCCTTCTGCCTCTGAGCCCCTCTGATCCACCCTCCCGACCAGCCAACCCCTCTGAGCTGCAGACGAGGCGGGCCCACCCCCTCACTATATACCGAGGTGCTGCTGGTTCGTCCGAGTTCTGT GGTGGCTGGGGTGGCGGCCTGAGCCTGCCTGGCCTggtgcagggtggggtggggccctGTGGGCTGTGCGAACGCCCCCACCTAGCTGTGCCAGCCAGTGGAGGGGTCCAGCTGCCGGACTCCCCAAGG CTGCCCAAAGACCCTGTGAGCTCAGCCAGAGTCGTGCAGGCCAGGCTGCGGCCAACAGACGCCCTGGGCTTCACC CTTGCGGTGACTCCTGTCACTGCACCAGTTCCTCCAGGGGCCTTCCCCGTGTCCCCCAAGCCCTCGGCCAGACCCCCTCCTCTGTTTCTTCTGTCCAAGCTCAACCCTTTCAACAGGTACCACGAGAGCTACTCCCACGGTGCTGGCATCATCCCTTTCCGCAGGGAGGCCAAGGGCAAGGGAGG GGAGGAAAGCAAGTTCCAGGATGAGAGGGTCCTGCAGCTGGTGGGCGCTGAG CCCTGCTCTCGTTTTCGCTTCCCAGGGGCCCGCCCGCGAACCGCGTTCTACCCGGCGAGGGGAAGCTGGCCCCGGGAGGCTGGGCGGGGCCGCGCaggagggcagggcggggccTGGCTGGGCGGGGCCGGACCGGTGGGCGGGGCTTCGGCAGCGATCCCTGCGTCATCCGGGCACCGCCTTCGCGCTCTGTCTCTGCTGGGCGCGGGACGCGGCGCTCCTCCCGGGAACCCCTGCGCGACCGCGGCGGCGTTTCCGGGGAGCCCGTTGGCGGGCGGACCTGGCTGCGCGGAGCGGAAGTGGGCGGCTGCGGGGAGAGCGGAGCGGCGCTGCGGGAGGGACCTGGCCGAGCTGGAGGGCGCCGGGGAGCGGAGCGCGGGCGGCCCCCGAGGCCCGGGCGAGAGGACCGCTGCAGGGCCCGTGGCGAGCGCGGCAGCGCCGGGGGAGCGCGGCGGGGATGGGGCGCCGGGCCGGGTGGGGACCGGGGCCTCGGCCCTGTTTGCGGGGCTGCAGGATCTGGGTGTGGCCAACGGCGAGGACCTGAAGGAGACGCTAACCAACTGCACGGAGCCTCTCAAGGCCATCGAGCAGTTCCAG ACAGAAAACGGCGTGCTGCTGCCCTCCCTGCAGTCCGCCTTGCCTTTCTTGGACCTGCATGGGACGCCGCGGCTGGAGTTCCACCAGTCGGTTTTTGATGAGCTTCGGGACAAGCTGCTGGAGCGTGTGTCCGCCATCGCTTCAGAGGGGAAGGCCGAAGAAAG GTATAAGAAACTGGAGGACCTCCTGGAGAAGAGCTTTTCTCTGGTGAAGATGCCGTCTCTGCAGCCAGTGGTGATGTGCGTGATGAAACACTTGCCCAAG GTTCCtgagaagaagctgaagctggtGATGGCTGACAAGGAGCTGTACCGGGCCTGTGCGGTGGAGGTGAAGCGGCAGATCTGGCAGGACAACCAGGCGCTCTTCGGTGACGAGGTCTCCCCGCTGCTGAAGCAGTACATCGTGGAGAAGGAGAGCGCGCTCTTCAGCACGGAGCTCTCTGTCCTGCACAACTTCTTCAGCCCTTCCCCCAAAACCAGGCGCCAGGGCGAG GTGGTGCAGAGGCTGACGCGGATGGTGGGCCGCAACGTGAAGCTCTACGACATGGTCCTGCAGTTCCTGCGCACGCTCTTCCTACGCACCCGCAACGTGCACTACTGCACGCTCCGCGCCGAGCTGCTCATGTCCCTGCACGACCTGGACGTGGGCGACATCTGCTCCGTGGACCCCTGCCACAAG TTCACCTGGTGCCTGGATGCTTGCATCCGAGAGCGGTTCGTGGACAGCAAGAGGGCCCGCGAGCTACAGGGCTTCCTTGACGGAGTAAAGAAGGGGCAGGAGCAAGTCCTGGG GGACCTGTCCATGATCCTGTGTGACCCCTTCGCCATCAACACCCTGTCTCTGAGCACTGTCAGGCACCTGCAGGAGCTGGTGGGCCAGGAGGTGCTACCCAGG GACAGCCCAGACCTCCTCTTGCTGCTCCGGCTGCTGGCGCTGGGCCAGGGCGCGTGGGACATGATCGACAGCCAGGTCTTCAAGGAGCCCAAGATG GAGGTGGAGCTGGTCACCAGGTTCCTGCCCATGCTCATGTCCTTCGTGGTGGACGACCACACCTTCAACGTGGATCAGAAGCTCCCGGCCGAGGAAAAGGCCCCGGTCACGTACCCAAACACGCTGCCGGAGAGCTTCACCAA GTTTCTGCAGGAGCAGCGCATGGCCTGCGAGGTGGGGCTGTactacgtgttgcacatcaccaaGCAGAGGAACAAGAACGCGCTGCTGCGCCTGCTGCCGGGGCTCG TGGAGACCTTCGGCGACCTGGCGTTCGGGGACATTTTCCTGCACCTGCTCACGGGCAGCCTGGCCCTGCTGGCCGACGAGTTCGCCCTGGAGGACTTCTGCAGCAGCCTCTTTGACGGCTTCCTCCTCACCGCCTCCCCAAG GAAGGAGAGCGTGCAGCGGCACGTCCTGCGGCTCCTGCTGCACCTGCACCACCGGGTGGCCCCGTCCAAGCTGGAGGCGCTGCAGAAGGCGCTGGAGCCCACCGGCCAG AGTGGAGAGGCGGTGAAGGAGCTGTACTCCCAACTTGGAGAGAAGCTCGAGCAGCTGGACCACCggaagcccagcccagcccaggccccGGAGACGCCAGCCCTGGAGCTGCCCCTGCCGGCTGTGCCCGCCCCGGCTGTGCTCTGA
- the STPG3 gene encoding protein STPG3, with protein MNFDQKAVKFLASFHINGGRHWTHGSLKQKPPVTSQLNAAVLLSGLEPGLGASWEEMWPTAVQELQVGLRTQTSPRQEPLTRNLRELLLEQRPPIMTDLHVPGPTKYQVPDASVRESSPHPHFSIGRRHPTHEGGGRRAWQTVWFQSESPFTQKADFNREQKWPSPADYQLPSPPACPAFSFRGRPASRPPEARARQGVLQAWGTGPRAQPLLQAPPPTGDKTGPGPSTYNILPGCRLKGPCPPAFSMGRSPLLASWVGSSCTPGPAAYNVEDCYRSQLPSAPGVVIQGVRRPKRHDTGPFCAL; from the exons ATGAATTTTGACCAGAAGGCGGTGAAATTCCTGGCAAGTTTTCACATCAATGGAGGCAGACACTGGACCCATGGCTCCCTGAAGCAGAAGCCACCTGTGACTTCCCA GCTCAATGCTGCTGTGCTGTTGTCAGGCCTGGAACCAGGGCTGGGGGCCTCCTGGGAGGAGATGTGGCCCACAGCGGTGCAGGAGCTCCAGGTGGGGCTCAGGACGCAAACCAGCCCCCGCCAGGAGCCCCTTACTCGGAACCTGAGGGAGCTGT TGCTGGAGCAACGCCCTCCCATCATGACCGACCTGCATGTTCCTGGCCCCACCAAGTACCAGGTGCCAGACGCGTCGGTGCGAGagtcctccccacacccccacttCAGCATCGGCCGCAGGCACCCCACCCACG AGGGTGGTGGCCGCAGGGCGTGGCAGACAGTGTGGTTCCAGAGTGAAAGCCCCTTCACTCAGAAAGCTGACTTCAATCGAGAGCAGAAG TGGCCATCGCCTGCAGACTACCAGCTGCCCAGCCCGCCTGCGTGCCCAGCCTTCAGCTTCAGGGGCCGCCCTGCCTCCAGGCCGCCTGAGGCCCGAGCCCGCCAGGGGGTGCTGCAGGCCTGGGGCACAGGACCCCGGGCCCAGCCCCTCCTGCAGGCCCCTCCGCCCACAGGGGACAAGACGGGCCCTGGCCCCAGCACCTACAACATCCTTCCTGGCTGCCGTCTGAAGGGCCCGTGCCCACCCGCCTTCTCCATGGGCCGCTCACCCCTGCTGGCCTCCTGGGTGGGCTCCT CCTGCACCCCAGGCCCGGCCGCCTACAACGTGGAGGACTGCTACAGGTCACAGCTCCCCTCAGCACCCGGGGTGGTCATCCAAGGTGTGCGGAGGCCCAAGCGCCACGACACTGGCCCGTTCTGTGCGCTCTAG
- the TUBB4B gene encoding tubulin beta-4B chain — MREIVHLQAGQCGNQIGAKFWEVISDEHGIDPTGTYHGDSDLQLERINVYYNEATGGKYVPRAVLVDLEPGTMDSVRSGPFGQIFRPDNFVFGQSGAGNNWAKGHYTEGAELVDSVLDVVRKEAESCDCLQGFQLTHSLGGGTGSGMGTLLISKIREEYPDRIMNTFSVVPSPKVSDTVVEPYNATLSVHQLVENTDETYCIDNEALYDICFRTLKLTTPTYGDLNHLVSATMSGVTTCLRFPGQLNADLRKLAVNMVPFPRLHFFMPGFAPLTSRGSQQYRALTVPELTQQMFDAKNMMAACDPRHGRYLTVAAVFRGRMSMKEVDEQMLNVQNKNSSYFVEWIPNNVKTAVCDIPPRGLKMSATFIGNSTAIQELFKRISEQFTAMFRRKAFLHWYTGEGMDEMEFTEAESNMNDLVSEYQQYQDATAEEEGEFEEEAEEEVA, encoded by the exons atgagGGAGATCGTACACCTGCAGGCCGGCCAGTGCGGCAACCAGATCGGCGCCAAG TTTTGGGAGGTGATCAGCGACGAGCATGGCATCGATCCTACCGGCACCTACCACGGGGACAGCGACTTGCAGCTGGAGCGAATCAACGTGTACTACAACGAGGCCACCG GTGGCAAGTATGTGCCCCGCGCCGTGCTCGTGGACCTGGAGCCGGGCACCATGGACTCTGTGCGCTCGGGGCCCTTCGGGCAGATCTTCAGGCCGGACAACTTCGTCTTCG GTCAGAGTGGCGCCGGGAACAACTGGGCCAAGGGGCACTACACGGAAGGCGCGGAGCTTGTTGACTCAGTGCTGGATGTCGTGAGGAAGGAGGCGGAGAGCTGTGACTGCCTGCAGGGCTTCCAGCTGACCCACTCCTTGGGTGGGGGGACTGGGTCTGGGATGGGCACCCTCCTCATCAGCAAGATCCGGGAGGAGTATCCAGACAGGATCATGAACACCTTCAGCGTGGTGCCGTCGCCCAAGGTGTCAGACACTGTCGTGGAGCCCTACAATGCCACCCTCTCGGTCCACCAGCTTGTAGAGAACACAGATGAGACCTACTGCATCGATAACGAGGCGCTCTACGACATCTGCTTCCGCACCCTGAAGCTGACCACCCCCACCTACGGGGACCTGAACCACCTGGTGTCAGCCACCATGAGCGGGGTCACCACCTGCCTGCGCTTCCCGGGCCAGCTCAACGCTGACCTGCGGAAGCTGGCCGTGAACATGGTCCCCTTCCCCCGCCTGCACTTCTTCATGCCCGGTTTCGCCCCGCTGACCAGCCGGGGCAGCCAGCAGTACCGGGCGCTGACGGTGCCCGAGCTGACCCAGCAGATGTTTGATGCCAAGAACATGATGGCCGCCTGTGACCCGCGCCACGGCCGCTACCTGACCGTGGCTGCCGTCTTCCGGGGCCGCATGTCCATGAAGGAGGTGGACGAGCAGATGCTCAACGTGCAGAACAAGAACAGCAGCTACTTCGTGGAGTGGATCCCTAACAACGTGAAGACGGCCGTGTGCGACATCCCTCCCCGCGGCCTGAAGATGTCGGCCACCTTCATCGGCAACAGCACGGCCATCCAGGAGCTGTTCAAGCGCATCTCGGAGCAGTTCACGGCCATGTTCCGGCGCAAGGCCTTCCTGCACTGGTACACGGGCGAGGGCATGGACGAGATGGAGTTCACCGAGGCCGAGAGCAACATGAACGACCTGGTGTCCGAGTACCAGCAGTACCAGGACGCCACGGCCGAGGAGGAGGGCGAGTTTGAGGAGGAGGCCGAGGAGGAGGTGGCCTAG
- the TOR4A gene encoding torsin-4A, whose translation MDRGQSSPEPAAPVAPSPSVIAPVRAVVRLRHQVRLLRKRRPPPPAVEPDPGAAAPRVLREQPQFFTFDGPAELASRPARKRRRRSRLVLYPETSRKFGPRAERQSRAQRCLLLLVAIVGFQVLNAIENLDDNALRYDLDGLEKTLQRAVFGQPAAMGRLVALLRDYLATHVHSRPLLLALHGPSGVGKSHVGRLLARHFRAVLADGALVLQYHARHHCPAPRAAAGCREELARRVADVLARAEAEEKTPLLVLDDAELLPPALLDELHGLLQPQRPPRFHNAVYVLLSGAGGAEVTRFVLQNASRSGHADGPEELRAAEEELRASLRALLIRQHPLWEAAAIVPFLLLDKRDVVNCFRDEMAGEGFFPEQARAELLAAQLSYYRVAGREFAVTGCKQVVATVNLL comes from the coding sequence ATGGACCGCGGCCAGTCCAGCCCGGAGCCCGCGGCCCCGGTCGCCCCCAGCCCGAGCGTGATCGCTCCGGTGCGCGCCGTCGTCCGCCTACGCCACCAAGTGCGCCTCCTGCGCAAGCGGCGGCCGCCCCCGCCGGCCGTGGAGCCGGACCCCGGGGCTGCGGCGCCGCGCGTCCTCCGGGAGCAGCCGCAGTTCTTCACCTTCGACGGGCCGGCCGAGCTGGCCTCGAGACCCGCGCGGAAGCGCCGCCGGCGCAGCCGCCTGGTGCTCTACCCTGAGACCTCGCGCAAGTTCGGGCCGCGCGCCGAGCGCCAGAGCCGCGCCCAGCGCTGCCTGCTGTTGCTCGTGGCCATCGTGGGCTTCCAGGTGCTCAACGCCATCGAGAACCTGGACGACAACGCGCTGCGCTATGACCTCGACGGGCTGGAGAAGACGCTGCAGCGCGCTGTGTTCGGGCAGCCGGCGGCCATGGGCCGCCTCGTGGCTCTGCTGCGGGACTACCTGGCCACGCACGTGCACAGCCGCCCGCTGCTCCTGGCGCTGCACGGGCCCAGCGGCGTGGGCAAGAGCCACGTGGGCCGCCTGCTGGCGCGCCACTTCCGCGCGGTACTGGCGGACGGCGCGCTTGTGCTGCAGTACCACGCGCGCCACCACTGCCCCGCGCCGCGCGCCGCCGCTGGCTGCCGCGAGGAGCTGGCGCGGCGCGTGGCCGACGTGCTGGCGCGGGCCGAGGCGGAGGAGAAGACCCCGCTCCTGGTGCTGGACGACGCGGAGCTGCTGCCGCCGGCGCTGCTGGACGAGCTGCATGGCCTCTTGCAGCCGCAGCGGCCGCCGCGCTTCCACAACGCCGTCTACGTGCTGCTCAGCGGCGCGGGCGGCGCTGAGGTCACGCGCTTCGTGCTGCAGAACGCGTCCCGCTCGGGGCACGCCGACGGGCCGGAGGAGCTGCGCGCAGCCGAGGAGGAGCTGCGCGCCAGCCTGCGCGCGCTGCTGATCCGCCAGCATCCGCTGTGGGAGGCCGCAGCCATCGTGCCCTTCCTGCTGCTGGACAAGCGGGACGTGGTCAACTGCTTCCGGGATGAGATGGCCGGGGAGGGCTTCTTCCCGGAGCAGGCCCGGGCCGAGCTGCTGGCCGCGCAGCTCAGCTACTACCGCGTGGCCGGCCGCGAGTTCGCCGTCACCGGCTGCAAGCAGGTGGTGGCCACGGTCAACCTCTTGTAG